One Solanum lycopersicum chromosome 4, SLM_r2.1 DNA window includes the following coding sequences:
- the LOC138348150 gene encoding uncharacterized protein: MAIEDDSLGGSSTRTQGETTTGNLVMIDHNHPLYLSSSNVLGALSVGIQLTGMENYTLWIRAMEIDRCNAIVISWLTCNVSREFLSGILYSPSAHQGVLSVSAYYTKLKNLWDEYDSILPPPSCDCNKSKEYVEQLQYQLLLQFLMGDNQSTQFYNTQSQNSKKNYHTLYCDYCNMKKCDNCHATGHVKDNCYLMIGYPKNFKGKKKVNSVKIGGAQLQEALDHIGKSAMHSRLLDEMVHMDRIIKGQEEYCSDIPNQLGKLIHKATPTQLQQMLGILQGNKEFLDFQSCVNLDLSSWKVKGIGKVEEGLYSSYLGQADDPEIVFSYLNIGDCELTPCVILRNEMNDTELPQHQNLISEASNNKSENEVTMFSGDTSQVTPSDVVNIRKSHRPTKAPIWHADYILTKNSKAGQCLYPIQDVVDYCSIAPSYKSFINKFSQEREPTSYQEAVHDLRWVESMRHEIKALEDNHTWEITKLPKDKKAIGCKWVYKIKYKADGDIDRFKARLIAKGYNQKEGLDYHETFSPVVKMVNVRIVIPLAVAKQWKIHQMDVFNAFLQRDLNEEVYFAFGFCPSK, translated from the exons ATGGCGATCGAGGATGATTCACTGGGTGGATCGAGTACCAGAACACAAGGTGAGACAACTACTGGGAATTTGGTGATGATTGATCACAACCATCCATTATATTTGAGCTCTTCAAATGTACTTGGAGCTTTGTCTGTGGGAATTCAACTGACAGGAATGGAAAACTATACTCTGTGGATCAGAGCTATGGAGATT GATCGATGCAATGCCATTGTTATCTCTTGGCTTACCTGCAATGTCAGTAGGGAATTTCTTAGTGGCATCTTGTACTCCCCTAGTGCACATCAG GGAGTATTGAGTGTCTCTGCTTATTACACGAAATTGAAGAATTTGTGGGATGAGTATGATTCGATTTTACCTCCACCAAGTTGTGATTGTAACAAGTCTAAGGAGTATGTTGAGCAACTACAGTATCAACTTTTGCTTCAGTTTCTGATGGG CGATAATCAATCCACACAATTCTATAATACACAGtctcaaaattcaaagaaaaattatcACACACTCTACTGTGATTATTGCAACATGAAGAAATGTGATAATTGTCATGCAACTGGGCATGTGAAAGATAATTGTTACTTGATGATTGGTTatccaaaaaatttcaaaggTAAAAAGAAGGTTAATTCTGTCAAAATAGGAGGAGCACAGTTGCAGGAAGCATTGGATCATATAGGAAAGAGTGCTATGCATTCACGACTGCTTGATGAAATGGTTCACATGGATAGAATAATAAAAGGACAGGAAGAATACTGTAGTGACATACCTAACCAGCTAGGGAAGCTAATACACAAGGCAACACCTACACAACTTCAGCAAATGCTTGGAATTTTGCAAGGCAATAAGGagttcttggattttcaaagcTGTGTTAATCTG GACCTGTCATCTTGGAAGGTCAAGGGGATTGGTAAAGTGGAAGAAGGTTTGTAT TCATCATATCTTGGTCAAGCAGATGATCCAGAGATTGtattttcatacttaaataTTGGTGATTGTGAACTCACACCTTGTGTTATTTTAAggaatgaaatgaatgataccgagcTACCACAACATCAAAATCTTATTTCTGAAGCCTCAAATAACAAGTCTGAAAATGAAGTCACAATGTTTTCTGGAGATACTTCACAGGTAACACCATCTGATGTTGTTAACATCAGAAAATCACACAGACCAACCAAGGCTCCTATTTGGCATGCAGATtatattttgacaaaaaatagCAAAGCTGGACAGTGTTTGTATCCCATTCAAGATGTTGTGGATTATTGCAGCATTGCACCATCTTACAAGAGTTTTATCAATAAGTTTTCTCAAGAAAGGGAACCTACATCCTATCAAGAAGCAGTTCATGATCTTAGATGGGTTGAATCCATGAGACATGAGATAAAGGCTTTGGAGGACAATCACACATGGGAGATCACTAAGTTACCTAAGGACAAGAAAGCAATAGGATGCAAGTGGGTATACAAGATCAAATATAAGGCTGATGGAGATATTGATAGATTTAAAGCTCGGCTAATAGCCAAGGGCTATAATCAAAAAGAAGGTTTGGACTATCACGAGACCTTCTCACCAGTTGTGAAGATGGTAAATGTGAGGATTGTCATACCCTTAGCTGTTGCAAAGCAGTGGAAAATTCATCAGATGGATGTTTTCAATGCATTTCTTCAACGTGATTTGAATGAAGAAGTTTATTTTGCCTTTGGGTTTTGTCCATCAAAGTGA
- the LOC109120051 gene encoding uncharacterized mitochondrial protein AtMg00240-like yields the protein MRLSSLKPVGAPIELNKRLTITKFDLHFSLADKHDKLLKDPGVYQKLIGRLLYLTIKRSNIAFLVKLLSQFMHSPKTFHMDAAMRVVRSIKQSPGLGIFMTSAVDNQLRAYCDADWASCPNNRK from the coding sequence ATGCGATtgtcaagtttgaaacctgttGGAGCCCCTATTGAGTTGAATAAAAGGCTTACAATTACAAAATTTGATCTACATTTTTCTCTTGCAGATAAACATGACAAATTGTTGAAAGATCCTGGAGTGTATCAGAAACTGATTGGAAGATTACTTTATCTTACCATAAAAAGGTCAAACATTGCATTTTTAGTGAAACTTCtaagtcaattcatgcatagtCCGAAGACATTTCATATGGATGCAGCAATGAGAGTGGTTAGATCTATAAAACAATCACCAGGTTTAGGGATATTCATGACAAGTGCTGTTGATAATCAGTTGAGGGCCTATTGTGATGCAGATTGGGCATCATGTCCAAACAATAGGAAGTAA